GATCTTTGTTGATCAAAATAGTCGTGCAGTCAAGGTTATTCATAATAACTTGCAACGACTGGGTTTAGAGTCCCAAGCAGAAGTCTATCGCAACAATGCAGATCGTGCCCTTAAAGCATTAAGTAAACGTGAAATACAGTTCGATATTATCTTTTTAGATCCACCATATGAAAAAGGATTGATAGATAAAGCATTAGAACAAATTCATGCATTTGATTTATTAAAAAACAATGGTATCATCGTGTGTGAGTTTAGCCATCGTGAAGTAATTAAAACAGCACCTTTTGAAGAAATGAAACGTTATCACTATGGCCTGACTGACACATGTATTTTACGAAAAGAGGAAAACCATGGTTAAAACTAAAGCGGTCATTCCTGGGAGTTTTGATCCTATCACATATGGCCATATTGATATTATTGAGAGAAGTTCTGATAGATTTGATGAATTGCATGTTTGCATCTTACGTAATATGAAGAAGAGCGGCACATTTAGTGTAGAAGAACGTATCAAAATGATTGAAGATTCGGTAGCACATTTACCTAATGTGAAAGTCCATTCTTTTAGTGGCTTGCTCGTTGATTTCTGTGACAAAATTGGTGCAAACACGATTATTCGTGGCTTGCGTGCGGTGAGTGACTTTGAATATGAATTGCGTTTAACATCTATGAATAAAAAGTTAAACAGTCGTGTGGAAACACTCTATATGATGAGTTCTACTGAATATTCATTTATTAGCTCAAGCGTTGTAAAAGAAGTTGCCCAATATAATGCGGATATTTCAGAATTTGTACCGAAACATGTAGAAAAGGCGTTACTCTCCAAGTTTCAACAATAAAACTATAAAAGTGTGATGAGAATGGGTGTGGAGATCTTTATGTTTAGTAAAGACTTCGTAGTCCACGCCCATCACATTTTTTACTTCTTAATAAAGACAGGTGTATTAAAATCTGTTTGTGTTTGCTGGGTTAATAAATTATAAATATGTGTTGCTTTAATTTCATTTGTAAACAGGTGAGCATTACTTTGATTCACATTTGTGATGATTTGACGATCTGGAGAGGTTTGTTTTAACCATTTAAGATAAGCTTGTCCTTGGGTTGACATCGCTAGAACACGTGCGGCATCAATCGTATGAGAAACAGTATCTTTTGAAATGTTCAATAACACATTCATTAGTACACGTTGGATATGTGTGTATGTATAGCGCTTTGTTTTTAATTTTTGCATGAGATCATCATAAGAAGTTGCTGTTTTGATAGTTTTGATTAAACGATGTTCAAAGCCTTCTGTCATTGTATAGATGTTGCTGAGTGATACGGCATCTTGTTGGTAAATCGTTAACTTTAAAAAGTCGAATAAACGTTCATTATTAAAAAAAGGCTGACTCATAAGCTGTTGATTTTCCTTAGGTATCATATTTTGCCAAGTTATATCGTTATTGATTAGTGATTGACGAATTGCTGTTCCACTCGCAAATGTATCATGAGTGATATGATGGTGATGGTGGTGGGTATGTTGCCTTTGAATCGTCAAGGGTGTGATAGAACTATTTAACACTTGAAGTTGTTTCAAGTAGGCGATACCAAGGATGTTATTAGGCTCACTCATTAACGTATTATCTAGGTGGTCAGATGCGATACGTGCATACGTCTTACCTTCTTTGATGGCTTGTTGAAAAGATGTTTTTTCTTCAAGTGTTAGTAACTGCGTGGCAACTTGTTTTAATTTTTCGATATGACCAGATTCGCTACCAAAGCATAATGCATCAGCCGATAAAAAATCTGCCATTAAGACACCCATTTTTGCAAAATAGTCACTGGAAGAGAGCGAACCTATGAGTGGGAGTTCAATGACGAGATCCACACCGGCTAATGCCATTTGTGCACGTTGAAATTTGTTGAACATAGCCGGCATACCACGCATGACAAAATGGCCACTCATAATCGCAATTGTGACATCCGCTTGTGATAATTTTTTGGCTGTTTGTGCATGATAAAGATGACCGTTATGAAAAGGATTATATTCTGTGATTAAAGCAACACTTTTCATTTGCATTCTGTCCTTTCATATATCATTATGAGTATTGTACCAAAACTTAAGCATGTTAAGAAAAAATCTTGACAACTTGCCTAGCAAAAGTTAAAATAAATTTTGTGCTTGTTAGAGGTGAAGCCATATGAAATGGTCAATAACACAATTGAGAAAATACCAAGGACAACCTTTTAAATTTGATCAAACAATTGAATTTAACGATTTAGCGCGTCAGTTAGATATTATCGACTTGTCAGAAGTACAGGTTGACGGTGTGTTAAATGTTAAATCTACTGAGGTTGTAGCTGAAATGCGCTTACGTGGAACGTATACGATGCCATGTGCACGTACACTTGTCCCTGTAGAAGTTCCTTTCGATACTACAACGACAGAAGTGTTTGATTTAGATGGTTTGTACGAAGATGAGGACGATGAACACTATCATCTTGTCTCAGATGGCATGATTGATTTACGCAGTATTGCGGAAGAGATTGTCATGCTTGAAAAACCAATGCGTGTTATCGCTGAAGATAGCGATAAGATGTTAACTGGTGGTCGAGGTTGGGAAGTTATTGACGAAGATGATTTGGATAATGACCCATCTCAAGATGACTCAAATGTGCAAGTCGATCCGAGGCTTCAAAAATTACAAAAATTATACGATGAAAAATGATAACGCACACTAGCTTTAGCAGCAATGCGTCATAAGGAATCGAATAAAAGGGAGGATTAATCATGGCAGTACCAAAAAGAAGAACTTCTAAAACAAGAAAAAACAAACGTCGTACACACTTCAAATTAGCAGTACCAGGTATGCAAGAATGCCCAAGCTGTGGTGAATTAAAATTAGCTCACCGCGTATGCCCAAGCTGCGGTTCTTACAAAGGCGAAGAAGTCGTTTCTAAATAATAGTAAACACTTTTCGATATTTGAATAGTTGTTTTATGTCAAAGACTCAAAGTATACATGTTTACATGATGACTTTGAGTCTTTTACTATATTCTATAAAATAGATTTGTTGGCATGGGTGTGATGAACTGACTTGTATAATATATGTCAAGATTTAAATGGTTTCATAGTCAAGCTATTTTGTAGATGAAAAGAGGTTAGTTATGGAAGAAATTACATCGGTACAAAATGGAAAAGTTAAAAATTATAATAAGCTAAAAAAGAAAAAAGAGCGCGATAAGCAAGGGCTTGCGATCATAGAAGGATTTCATTTGATTGAAGAAGCGGTCGATAGTGGCATCATTGTAGAACAATTGTTTATGATGGACCCTTCACGTGTTTCTGAAAATTTACAAAATGCTGCGAAAGAATGTTACGTCATCAATCAAAAAGTCGCAGAAGCGTTATCTGGAACGGTGACACCACAAGGAATTTTTGCAGTTATCCAAAAAGCGACAGCAACGGTCGAACAAGCGAAACAAGTACTTATTTTGGATCGTATCCAAGATCCTGGGAACTTAGGAACGCTTATGCGTACGGCAGATGCTGCAGGATTGGATTTAGTTGTGCTAGCAAAAGGGACAGCAGATGTTTATCAAGAAAAAGTATTACGTGCGAGTCAAGGAAGCGTCTTTCATATTCCAACGATTGAAGTGGAAGATGTTGTCGACTATGTTAAAAAC
This region of Staphylococcus sp. IVB6240 genomic DNA includes:
- the rsmD gene encoding 16S rRNA (guanine(966)-N(2))-methyltransferase RsmD, whose protein sequence is MRVIAGKHKSKSLETLEGRNTRPTMDKVKEGIFNSLQNIDGLGLDLFGGSGSLGIEALSRGMEKVIFVDQNSRAVKVIHNNLQRLGLESQAEVYRNNADRALKALSKREIQFDIIFLDPPYEKGLIDKALEQIHAFDLLKNNGIIVCEFSHREVIKTAPFEEMKRYHYGLTDTCILRKEENHG
- the coaD gene encoding pantetheine-phosphate adenylyltransferase; this encodes MVKTKAVIPGSFDPITYGHIDIIERSSDRFDELHVCILRNMKKSGTFSVEERIKMIEDSVAHLPNVKVHSFSGLLVDFCDKIGANTIIRGLRAVSDFEYELRLTSMNKKLNSRVETLYMMSSTEYSFISSSVVKEVAQYNADISEFVPKHVEKALLSKFQQ
- a CDS encoding nucleotidyltransferase, producing the protein MKSVALITEYNPFHNGHLYHAQTAKKLSQADVTIAIMSGHFVMRGMPAMFNKFQRAQMALAGVDLVIELPLIGSLSSSDYFAKMGVLMADFLSADALCFGSESGHIEKLKQVATQLLTLEEKTSFQQAIKEGKTYARIASDHLDNTLMSEPNNILGIAYLKQLQVLNSSITPLTIQRQHTHHHHHHITHDTFASGTAIRQSLINNDITWQNMIPKENQQLMSQPFFNNERLFDFLKLTIYQQDAVSLSNIYTMTEGFEHRLIKTIKTATSYDDLMQKLKTKRYTYTHIQRVLMNVLLNISKDTVSHTIDAARVLAMSTQGQAYLKWLKQTSPDRQIITNVNQSNAHLFTNEIKATHIYNLLTQQTQTDFNTPVFIKK
- a CDS encoding DUF177 domain-containing protein, whose protein sequence is MKWSITQLRKYQGQPFKFDQTIEFNDLARQLDIIDLSEVQVDGVLNVKSTEVVAEMRLRGTYTMPCARTLVPVEVPFDTTTTEVFDLDGLYEDEDDEHYHLVSDGMIDLRSIAEEIVMLEKPMRVIAEDSDKMLTGGRGWEVIDEDDLDNDPSQDDSNVQVDPRLQKLQKLYDEK
- the rpmF gene encoding 50S ribosomal protein L32 is translated as MAVPKRRTSKTRKNKRRTHFKLAVPGMQECPSCGELKLAHRVCPSCGSYKGEEVVSK
- a CDS encoding RNA methyltransferase, with the translated sequence MEEITSVQNGKVKNYNKLKKKKERDKQGLAIIEGFHLIEEAVDSGIIVEQLFMMDPSRVSENLQNAAKECYVINQKVAEALSGTVTPQGIFAVIQKATATVEQAKQVLILDRIQDPGNLGTLMRTADAAGLDLVVLAKGTADVYQEKVLRASQGSVFHIPTIEVEDVVDYVKNFSGPVYGTALEDAVSYHNVPSKQESFALVLGNEGQGMSEALLAATSQNVTIPIYGRAESLNVAIAAGILMFHLKG